The following are from one region of the Ruficoccus sp. ZRK36 genome:
- a CDS encoding topoisomerase DNA-binding C4 zinc finger domain-containing protein encodes MPANVMNRGLVPYIKSFRELIVSAEEASLALGYLTGLRNDPTLTRRAHLQSLESRHASTTVCPKCGKALVVRTARSGKNAGNSFLGCSAYPKCKYTKSL; translated from the coding sequence ATGCCCGCCAATGTCATGAACCGGGGCCTGGTTCCCTACATTAAGAGTTTCCGCGAACTGATCGTGAGCGCCGAAGAAGCATCCCTGGCCTTGGGATATCTGACCGGCCTGCGGAACGACCCCACCCTCACTCGTCGGGCACATCTGCAATCGCTGGAGAGCCGTCATGCCTCCACAACCGTCTGCCCCAAATGCGGAAAAGCATTAGTCGTCAGAACCGCCAGGAGTGGTAAAAACGCAGGCAACTCCTTTCTCGGTTGCTCGGCGTATCCGAAATGCAAATATACCAAAAGCCTGTAA
- a CDS encoding nuclease-related domain-containing protein translates to MSLLKGWLGEKMTSLGIWATLDKQCYPRFHDVIAPSTNGTTQIDHVIVSRVGIFVIETKNYSGWIFGGEKQAKWTQSLYGKKSSFQNPLHQNYRHIKCLSASMGVAGRPFPLRRVFHRGMHLQNRNARQCHEPGPGSLH, encoded by the coding sequence ATGAGTTTGTTGAAAGGCTGGCTTGGTGAGAAAATGACTTCTCTTGGGATTTGGGCGACGCTCGATAAGCAGTGCTATCCGCGTTTTCATGACGTGATCGCCCCCTCCACTAACGGCACTACGCAAATCGACCATGTCATTGTTTCCCGGGTCGGCATCTTTGTCATTGAGACGAAAAACTATTCCGGCTGGATCTTCGGCGGGGAGAAGCAGGCCAAGTGGACACAATCACTTTACGGCAAAAAATCCAGCTTTCAAAATCCCCTGCACCAGAATTATCGACACATCAAGTGCCTGAGCGCATCTATGGGGGTTGCCGGAAGACCGTTTCCTCTCCGTCGTGTTTTTCATCGGGGAATGCACCTTCAAAACCGAAATGCCCGCCAATGTCATGAACCGGGGCCTGGTTCCCTACATTAA
- a CDS encoding serine/threonine-protein kinase has protein sequence MDFSDDELKGLIAGDGGAFDPGEIIGNNFEVLEFIKEGADAEVYRVRNLTDGQEYAAKVPKDANAYGQFEHEIELYNILSRRHRSEHLVRVHPSIDHHGCPVFIMEYLHGHTLAERIQSGKALRPREIVKIIKDILSGLSELHRSGIIHCDVNPNNVMITQHGAVLFDLSAGVLSEKVGGRTPRRGTKGYMPPDEYLSYAWDVYSVGVIYYQLMLGDYPAWTRPVGVQDETTKSLTIPEKFGRYLGARPIVEKALQLDPDKRYRNATQMLAQMRNPVHSQRLFEGMNIFKRRHPLSFCVLGFVLVIVVLAGVGGYLWSTGRAEKLRDTYSLNLTHQDHALGWCFLSSEAWDLHKQIQTQQSAMDSQDGAIVAIDEVLLRLKDDGSKQYTLTLEFSSLASGRSEAVEFPLEWSEVQGGYCLDLKDARVVKGITPKTRVLIKLKRHRRLWLDKEYAAPERAFQRLQPTPNGWVSWEDDGTSFSLRVGGSYLSAN, from the coding sequence ATGGATTTTTCCGACGACGAGTTGAAGGGCCTGATCGCAGGAGACGGCGGTGCTTTTGACCCCGGAGAGATTATCGGCAATAACTTCGAGGTCCTGGAGTTTATCAAGGAGGGAGCGGACGCGGAGGTGTACCGCGTCAGGAACCTGACAGACGGGCAGGAGTATGCGGCCAAGGTGCCGAAGGATGCGAATGCCTATGGGCAGTTCGAGCACGAGATCGAGTTGTATAATATTTTGAGTCGTCGGCATCGTTCGGAGCACTTGGTGCGGGTGCACCCCTCGATCGACCACCATGGCTGCCCGGTCTTCATTATGGAGTATTTGCACGGTCATACCTTGGCCGAGCGTATTCAGTCCGGGAAGGCGCTTCGCCCGCGGGAGATCGTCAAGATCATCAAAGATATCCTCAGTGGGCTGTCCGAGCTGCACCGCTCAGGGATTATCCACTGCGACGTCAACCCGAACAATGTCATGATCACGCAGCACGGGGCCGTGTTGTTCGATCTGAGCGCGGGCGTCCTAAGCGAGAAGGTCGGTGGGCGTACGCCCAGACGCGGGACCAAGGGCTACATGCCGCCGGATGAATACCTTTCCTATGCCTGGGATGTTTATTCGGTCGGCGTGATTTACTATCAGCTGATGCTCGGAGATTACCCGGCCTGGACGCGACCGGTCGGTGTGCAGGACGAGACGACCAAATCGCTGACGATACCAGAGAAGTTCGGGCGCTACCTGGGGGCGCGTCCGATCGTGGAAAAGGCCCTGCAGCTGGACCCGGATAAGCGCTACCGCAATGCCACGCAGATGCTCGCTCAAATGCGCAACCCGGTCCACAGCCAGCGTTTGTTTGAGGGGATGAATATTTTTAAACGCCGCCACCCACTGTCGTTCTGTGTATTGGGCTTCGTGCTTGTGATCGTTGTGCTGGCTGGTGTTGGGGGCTATCTTTGGTCTACTGGACGAGCCGAGAAACTCAGGGATACCTACTCGCTGAACCTGACCCATCAGGACCATGCCCTCGGATGGTGCTTTCTGTCGAGTGAGGCCTGGGACCTGCACAAGCAGATACAGACGCAACAAAGCGCAATGGATTCACAAGACGGGGCCATCGTAGCAATCGACGAGGTGTTGCTGCGTCTGAAGGATGATGGCAGTAAGCAGTATACGCTCACGCTTGAGTTTTCTTCGTTAGCCAGTGGCAGGTCAGAGGCGGTGGAATTTCCGTTGGAGTGGTCGGAGGTCCAGGGCGGCTACTGCCTGGACCTGAAAGATGCCAGAGTGGTTAAGGGGATCACCCCGAAAACCCGCGTGCTTATCAAATTGAAACGTCACCGGCGTTTGTGGTTGGATAAGGAGTACGCGGCCCCTGAGCGGGCTTTCCAGAGACTTCAGCCTACCCCGAATGGGTGGGTGAGCTGGGAGGACGATGGTACGTCCTTCAGCCTGAGAGTTGGCGGCAGCTACCTGTCCGCGAACTGA
- a CDS encoding DUF5131 family protein has product MKGRNNFGLKLKNIRKTMSKETHPTWCDSTANPMMGGKHSELFAPADTILDSIDKVVHAQCGDWTEGQARELYAELINEAYDAIEAPSEHHSKALTTTNLYHLRKKFIAKVKADYGKHSSAAAHRAIEERITSHAAMQHFKKGYSLVNPERKPKKGYAPTFESVTKFNGRGRKAAALSDLLGCRSANEAWKVPLARIICIGDLGDAFSDEANFEFLEAEMKQAIRSEAGQKHLWVWSTMCPDVMGKFAERIGGFFTNVCVMTTLTRVDEVNLKRLDDLKAVNAAMRALCLMPAAEIEMDKLNLDSIDWVILEGESKHGKYPRALTVEWVEKLRAHCQEQGVAFYLQQLGGNPSQNGMTLGLKDGDGADWDEWSSTLRVREFPQAFHEFRKEELDSPGTEYPDRSKGRPNTSTLPALPMDKLNEAEREELEQCEECIQRGKHVFEKVGYALLKIKNDRLYREKYKSFQEYCELKHGFSRQYGYLVANAVAAKEIISPKLAARGLPLIETERGLRLFGGLKGSAYDEVIDIVAEEIGEEKASIPYPIIEKAVKTIKQKSKKPKGPELDDSMEDKAPVNDAVMLGTDLMIDEDDTPPIRLSKPIFRGFLPQSTSDKCTSSGEGLAAKLRRAVSMAEKGDLTQVYEVLEAILKEKEVRS; this is encoded by the coding sequence ATGAAGGGTCGAAACAACTTCGGCCTAAAACTCAAAAATATAAGAAAAACCATGAGTAAAGAAACTCATCCGACCTGGTGCGACAGCACCGCGAATCCCATGATGGGCGGCAAACACAGTGAACTGTTTGCTCCCGCCGACACGATCCTCGATAGCATCGACAAGGTCGTTCATGCCCAGTGTGGCGACTGGACGGAAGGCCAGGCCCGCGAGCTCTACGCAGAGCTGATTAACGAAGCCTACGATGCGATCGAAGCGCCCAGCGAGCATCACAGCAAAGCACTCACCACCACGAACCTCTACCACCTTCGCAAGAAATTTATCGCGAAGGTGAAAGCCGATTACGGGAAGCATTCTTCCGCTGCTGCCCATCGGGCAATTGAGGAGCGGATCACTAGCCATGCTGCCATGCAGCATTTCAAGAAGGGCTACAGCCTGGTAAATCCGGAACGTAAGCCGAAGAAGGGATATGCTCCCACCTTTGAGAGCGTGACCAAATTCAATGGCAGGGGCCGTAAGGCTGCTGCCCTGTCAGACCTGCTTGGCTGTCGCTCGGCAAATGAAGCATGGAAAGTACCGCTCGCCCGCATCATCTGCATCGGTGACCTCGGAGATGCCTTCAGCGATGAGGCGAATTTCGAGTTTCTCGAAGCAGAAATGAAGCAGGCAATCCGTAGTGAAGCAGGCCAGAAACACCTCTGGGTCTGGTCAACCATGTGCCCCGATGTGATGGGCAAGTTCGCTGAACGCATTGGCGGTTTTTTTACCAATGTCTGTGTGATGACGACGCTCACCCGTGTCGACGAAGTCAATCTGAAGCGCTTGGATGATCTCAAGGCCGTCAACGCAGCCATGCGGGCACTATGCCTCATGCCCGCAGCCGAGATTGAGATGGATAAGCTGAATCTCGATAGCATCGACTGGGTCATCCTCGAAGGGGAAAGCAAGCACGGCAAATATCCTCGTGCCTTGACGGTTGAGTGGGTGGAAAAGCTGCGTGCGCACTGTCAGGAGCAGGGCGTGGCTTTCTACCTGCAGCAACTGGGCGGCAATCCATCACAAAACGGCATGACGCTCGGGCTGAAGGACGGGGACGGTGCGGACTGGGACGAATGGTCCTCCACGCTACGTGTGCGCGAATTCCCGCAGGCCTTCCATGAGTTCCGAAAAGAGGAGTTGGATAGTCCGGGCACGGAGTATCCCGACCGGAGTAAGGGGCGTCCGAATACGTCCACCTTGCCCGCTCTGCCTATGGATAAGCTCAATGAAGCCGAGCGCGAGGAGCTGGAGCAGTGCGAGGAATGTATTCAGCGTGGAAAGCATGTATTCGAGAAAGTCGGCTATGCGCTGCTGAAGATCAAGAACGACCGACTCTACCGCGAAAAATACAAAAGCTTCCAGGAGTACTGCGAACTGAAGCATGGGTTCTCGCGTCAATACGGTTACTTGGTAGCCAATGCCGTTGCAGCAAAGGAAATTATCTCTCCGAAGCTTGCCGCGCGTGGTCTGCCGTTAATCGAAACGGAGCGAGGCTTGAGGCTCTTCGGTGGCCTCAAAGGCAGTGCCTATGATGAGGTGATCGATATCGTTGCGGAGGAAATCGGTGAGGAAAAGGCATCCATTCCTTACCCGATTATCGAAAAGGCGGTCAAAACCATCAAGCAGAAGTCCAAGAAGCCGAAGGGGCCTGAACTCGATGATTCTATGGAGGACAAGGCACCGGTGAACGATGCTGTGATGCTCGGTACCGATCTGATGATCGATGAGGATGACACGCCACCGATAAGGCTGAGCAAGCCGATATTCCGGGGATTTCTCCCTCAATCGACCAGCGATAAGTGTACTTCGTCAGGCGAGGGACTCGCTGCCAAACTGCGGCGAGCTGTATCAATGGCAGAAAAAGGTGATCTGACTCAGGTCTACGAGGTTTTGGAAGCGATCCTGAAAGAAAAGGAAGTCAGGTCCTGA